One Paenibacillus sp. SYP-B4298 genomic window, TGAAGCGCAGACGAAGCGGATGATGATGGAATCAGCGAAGCAGGTCTATCTGTTAACCGATCACAGCAAGTACGGGAAGGTTGCTTTTGCCAAGGTAGCCGATCTGTCGGAGGTTCATCATATTATTGTTGACGATGGCATCTCCGCTCGTGCAGTGCAGGAGATGGAGTCCGAGGGAATACAAGTCACAATCGCAAAGGAACGAGGGCAATGAAACCTATAATAACCGTTACGATGAATCCCGCGCTGGACAAAACGGTGACGGTCGAGCAGTTTATCCCAGCCGGACTGAACCGGATTAAGACAGTACGAACCGATCCCGGGGGCAAAGGAATTAATGTAGCCAAAGTATTGAAGCAATTCGGCGCTCCGGTCAGCGCATGGGGCATTCAAGCCGGACATGAAGGCCGAATGCTGATGGAGATGCTGGAGGCGGCTCAGATTCCCGCACACTTCCTGGAGGCGGAAGGAAAGAGTCGCACCAATCTGAAGGTCGTCGACGAGGAGACACGGCAGACGACTGAGCTGAACGAACTAGGCGTTACCCCGAGCGAGTCGTTGCTGAGAGAGCTGGTCAGCCAACTCGATGCCAGCATGCGGGATACCTCGCTGCTTGTGCTGGCAGGCAGCCTGCCACCGGGAACGCCGCCGGACTTCTACGGACGGCTGATTGCCATCGCCAGCACGCATGGCGTGCCGACGATCCTCGATGCCGATGGCACAGCGCTCGCTGCGGGGCTGGAGGCGGTGCCCTATGCAGTGAAGCCGAACATTCACGAGCTGGAGGCGCTGCTAGGACGCACGCTAACTACGGATGAGCAAGTGATTGAGGCTGCGCGCGGCTTGCAGGCTGGGGGCATCAAGCTGGTCGCTGTCTCTATGGGAGCAGCAGGCTCGATCCTCGTTGGAGAGCAAGAGGTATACCGAGCCAGACCGTTCCCGATTACGCCGATGAGCACCGTCGGCGCAGGCGACTCGATGGTCGCGGCGATGGCCTACTGCCTGTCGCAAGGCAAGACGCTGGAGGAAACCGCGCGCTGGACGACAGCAGCAGGAACGGTCACCGCTTCTAAGCCCGGAACCGAAGTATGCTCGCTGGCTGAGGTTCAAGCGAAGCTGGCAGCCGTCTCGCTGGAGCATTTGTAGCGTCAAGGAAGTGGAGCTATCCACATCGTGTGTGCGACGAATGAAGAATAAACCATGAACATGGGAGGAAAAACAATGAAGAAGATTTTGGCGGTAACCGCGTGTCCAACCGGGGTTGCCCACACCTATATGGCAGCCGAATCTTTGCTCAAGGTCGCTAGAGAGCGGGAACTGGACTTCAAGGTCGAGACGCGTGGCGCAGTCGGAGTCGAGAACGAGCTGTCTCCAGAGGAGATTGCTGAAGCTCACGCCATTATTGTAGCAGCGGATACGGATGTCAATGAAGCCCGCTTCGCCGGCAAGCCTGTCGTGCGGGTGCCGGTAGCCCAGGCGATCCGCAATGCGGCTGGATTGATCGATGAAGCGTTGGCGAAGGAGGCTGCGCCGTCGCAGGCCGCAGCAGCTTCAGCCGCGACGACCACGGCCAAGAGCAAGGAGCGCAAGGGACCCTACAAGCATCTGATGACCGGTGTATCGGCGATGCTTCCGCTCGTTGTGGCTGGCGGGCTGCTGATCGCCTTGTCCTTCACCTTCGGTATCGAAGCGTTCAAGGAGCAGGGCACGCTGGCAGCAGCGCTGATGAATATCGGCAGCGGCGCGGCGATGGCGCTCATGGTGCCGATCCTTGCCGGCTTCATCGCCTTCTCCATCGCCGAGAAGCCAGGCATGGCGCCCGGACTAGTCGGCGGTATGCTGGCCTCACAGATCGGCGCCGGATTCCTCGGCGGTATATTGGCAGGCTTCCTGGCCGGCTATGTCGCTCAAGCCTTGAAGACATACATCAAGCTTCCGCGCAACCTGGAGGGGCTCAAGCCGATCCTTATCATTCCTCTGCTGGCTACAGGCGTGACCGGATTACTAATGGTGTATGTTATTGGCGAACCAGTAAAATATATTATGGACAGTCTGGCAAGCTGGCTGACCTCGATCGGCTCGGCCAATGCCATCTTCCTCGGCCTGCTGCTGGGTGCGATGATGGCCTTTGATATGGGCGGCCCCGTCAATAAGGCAGCCTATGCCTTCGCTGTCGGTCTGCTTGCAAGTGATGTGACCGGCCCGATGGCGGCTGTCATGGCTGCCGGCATGACCCCGCCGCTAGGTCTGTGGCTGGCAACACTGCTGGCGCCGAAGCAATTCACACGGGAGGAGAAGGACGCGGGCAAGTCAGCGGCGGTGCTCGGCATCTCCTTCATTACGGAGGGCGCTATTCCATTTGCTGCAAGTGATCCCTTCCGTGTCATCCCATCGATTATGACGGGAGCGGCGGTCACCGGAGCATTATCAATGCTGTTCGACGTCACACTGAAGGCGCCTCACGGCGGAATCTTCGTACTTGCCATTCCGAATGCAGTCAACCATGTGCTGATGTACGGTATCGCCATTCTCGTCGGTACGATCGTCACTGCCCTGATGCTTAAATTACTGAAGAAGCCCGTCGAAGGATAAAAGATACCCTCTAATCCGTAGGGCGGCTCCGCTCGCCAGACTACAGCTAGGGCTGGCGAGCGAGCCATATCCGCTTCGTTCGTATTAGTCATAGCATAGCATTGCCTTTCATTGATCACCCGGATACGATCTACAAACTTTGAAGGTCCACTATATTGCGCTCCACCGCGCAGACATCAGGAGGAATTGTATATGAATATTACGACCCTGTTAGACGACAAATCGATCTTCATCCCACTCGAAGCCACTACGAAAGCATCTGTTATGGAGGCAATGGTGGATGGCCTAGTTGCTGCCGGTGCTGTTAGCGACCGCAGCACCTATCTGGAAGCACTCCATGCACGCGAACAGAGCGGCTCAACAGGCATCGGCTTTAGTGTTGCCATCCCGCACGGCAAGTCGGCTGGCGTGTCCAGACCGGCACTTGCCTTCGCCAAGCTCGCAGCTCCGGTCGACTGGGACTCGCTCGATGGCCAGCCTGTGCAGGTCGCCTTCATGATCGCTGTTCCCGAGGCTGCTGCTGGCAATGAGCATCTACAGATTCTGATTGGCATCTCGCGCAAGCTGATTGATGACCAATTCCGTTCGAAGCTGCTGTCAGTCACAAGCAAGGAGCAGTTGATCGAACTGCTAAGCGGCATTTAATCCAAGAACACGACAAGGAGGAACGATCCATGATTTCACAAGATACTGTAATCCGCAATGACAGCGGCTTTCATATTCGTCCGGCTCAGCTCTTCACCGAGAAGGCAACCGGCTTCAACTCGACCGTATCCATCATCGTCAAAGGCACAGACATCGATGTGGACGGCAAGAGCATCCTTGGACTGATGACTCTTGGCCTGTCCAAAGGCTCGGAGATTACGATCCGCACAGATGGACCAGATGAGCAGGAAGCGCTCACGGCTCTGGTTGCACTGGTAGAGAGCGGCTTTGGCGAGGCATAATGGTGAGCCACAGGAGGTGAGGTTATGAGTATGGAATCGAGATGGACCGCGCTTGGTGTATCCGACGGAGCGCGCATCGGGCGGGCATTCGTCTATAATCCGCTGCGGATTGAGGATGCGAAGGAGCGCAAGACAGAGCAGCCTGAGCAAGAGCTGGAGCTGCTGCGTCAGGCACGGCAACGATGCGCAGACGATCTGTCCGCACTGATCGAGCAGGCAACTGCCACACTTGGCGAGGAGAAGGCCGTTATCTTGAAAGGGCAGGCCAGCATGCTGAACGATCCTTCGTTCTACCCGCCGATGGAGCAAGCCATCCTGCAGGAGAAATGGGCGGCCGAGAGCGCAGTGCGGCTTGTCGTTCTGCGCACGGCAGCCATCTTCGAGAGCCTGGCAAGCGAGTATATGCGAGAGCGCGCGGCCGATGTCCGCGACATCGGCGGACGGCTGCTGCTGCATGTGACGGGTCAGGCCGGTCGGGGACTGGCGGACATTCAAGAGGAGGTCATCATCGTCGCCGATGACCTGACCCCATCGGATACGGTACAGCTCGACAAGCGCCTGGTGCTGGGCTTTGTCACCCGCATCGGTGGCAAAACCTCGCATACAGCGATCCTCGCCAACTCGCTCGGCATCGCAGCGGTGCTGGGTGCCGGTGATGGCATCGACCGCATCGAGGATGGCGATTGGCTGGCCATCGATGGCGGCACCGGGGAGATCGTCATCCATCCGAGCGAGAGCACGGTAGCTGCCTATGAGGCGAAGCGCGCACGTCAGGAGGAAGAGGCGGAGCTGCTCCTGCAATACGCCGACGTTCCTGCTGTAACCGTGGACGGTCATCGCATCGAGATGGCCGCCAATATCGGCACGCCTGAGGAAGCGATTGGTCTGGTGGCCAAAGGGGCGGAAGCTGTCGGGCTGTACCGGACAGAATTTCTATTCATGAGCCGCAGCGAGATGCCGGACGAACAGACACAGTACGAGGCTTATCGCGCCGTCCTCGAGGCGATGGAGGGGCGCCCGGTCGTCATCCGCACACTGGATATAGGCGGTGATAAGGAGCTTCCTTATCTCGATCTGCCGCATGAGATGAATCCCTTCCTGGGCTACCGCGCCATCCGGCTCTGTCTTGACCGGACGGAGCTGCTGATCACACAGCTCCGCGCCATCCTGCGTGCGAGCGCACATGGCACCGTAAAGATTATGTTCCCGATGATCTCGGGCATGCAGGAATGGCGTGCAGCCAAGGCAATCTATGATGAAGTACGTGCCCAACTGCTTCAGGAGCAGGTGCCGATTGCAGAGCATGTAGAGGTTGGCATCATGGTGGAGATTCCATCGGCCGCCATTCAGGCCGATCGCTTCGCGCGCGAGGTTGATTTCTTCAGCATCGGGACGAATGATCTGGTGCAATATACCGTGGCAGTGGATCGGATGAATGAACAGGTCTCAGGCTTGTACGATTATTTCCACCCTGCAGTGCTGCGATTAATCCAGAACGTCATCCGCGCCTCGAAGGAGCACGGGAAATGGACGGGCATGTGCGGCAGTATGGCAGGTGACCCGCTGGCGGCTCCCTTGCTGATCGGGCTCGGCCTGCATGAATGGAGTATGTCCCCGTCAGCGCTGCAGAAGGTGAAGCATGCCGTCACTCAACTGAACCGCAGCGAATGCGAAGCGCTGACGACGCGTGTACTGGAGCTGGACACTCCGCAGGAGGTGCGCGAGGCACTCACGGCGTTCCAGACGACTTCTTCAGCTCATACTGCCCCTGTTCATACGAACTGATGGGCAGCTAACACAGCATAGGGCGAAGGGGCGGTGAATGCTGCCCCTTGAGCGGGTTGGAGGACACGCCCTGACCCATCGCATGGAAATAAGACAGGAGAAGGAACGATGCAGTCGCTAAGCAGCGCTGCCCGTTCCTTCTCTTTTGTATACTTGCTTGCCTGCTGACCGACCTGCCGTTACTCCCTGAATTGCAGCAGCGCCGCCAGCTCAGCCCTAGGCGGAATGCCAAATTCCGCATCCAGTATACTGCGCAGCTCCTCATATTGCTTGATCGCCGCGGCACGCTCATCCGCTGCGACATACATCTCGATCAGCTTGACGTGCACCTCCTCCTGCAATGGATCACAGGCAAGCGCCTGCTTCAGCACCCTCTGCGCGGATGAATAGTTGCGCTGCTGAGCGTACCGCTCTTGAACCTGCAACAACCGTTCAATATATTGGCTCTCCAATCGCCGCTGTGCAGCCGTGGCCCAGGGATAACTGCTCCCATCCAGGTACCCTGACTTATAGAGCGCCCCCAGTTCGAGAGCATACCCCTCAAGACGCTGGATGTCCTCAGGGGCTCCCTGCTCGGCTAATGCGCGGAAGCTGCTATAATCACAGGGCAGACGCCGCATGTCCAGCTTATAGTAACCGTTACTGTAGCGAATCATATCGTCAAGACCAATCGCCTGCAGACCCTTGCGCAAAAAATGGAGCGTTGTATTCAAATGCGTCCCAGCGCGATCCCCGTCCAGCTCTCCCCACAAATCCTCAAGTATGCGATGTTTGTCCACCTGCTCTCCCTGATGATGCACCAGATAGGCCATCAGCTCACGAGTTTTCGAGGTGCGCCATCTCATCTCCTGCTCGCCGGACTGTACACTGAAGCGTCCGAAGCAATATACCTTGGCCGTAGCGGGCAGTTCTTCTTGGCGTGGAGTCCCCGACCCCCTATCCAGAGCCTGCAGCAGGATCATCGCATAATTCAGCATCATGCCAGGCCGTATACGATGATGACCTTGCTCATGACCACTAGTGTATTCGGTCAACAGATCCACCATCACCGGGCCCTCATCGATGAAGCTGCGGATGAAGCCAGCATGCTGCGCCATACGCAGCGCCTTCTCCAGACGCTCGAATGCGCGTTCCTTTTGACCGATACGATACAGGGTCACACTCTGCATGATGAGCGTCAGATTGCAATCTCGCAGCCGATCCTCCTTGACCAGCAGCAGGTATAGCCGCTCCAGCAGCAGGAGGGCCTCCTCCGTCCGGTCGCATGCTGACAGCACTCTGGCTAAGGCCAGATACTCGAATACACACTCCAGCGAGAGGTCGTCCAGATGCGACATGCCGCAATGCTCCAGCCAGCGGCTGGCCTCGTCCACTCGGCCCTGGCGGATGAGCAGACTGGCTCTCTCGCCCCCGATCTTCCGCATATACGCTTCATAATCTGGCGAGTCAATCCGCATCGTTAATTGGTCGAGCAGTTCAATCGCCTCGTCAGGGCGGTCGAGAGCCTGCTGGATACGTGAGGCGCTGATATAGATCTGGAGCAGAATGCGTGGAATCGGGTCAGACTTCACTTCATCCATCAGCCCCTGAATACAAGCCTCCGCCTCCTTCAGCCGATTCCACTCGTACAGCAGCTTGCTTTGCGAAGCTCGCATCGAACTGGCATACGGATGGTTCTTCATATGCCCCCACTGCTGGAGCCGATACGTCAAGAAGTCGGATAGCTCATGATAGTGATTAATATAGCCAGAGTGATCATCAAACTCCTCCAGCCCATGATGCTTGTTGCGCCCCATTAGCTGGAACAGGCTTTGCTCAGATAAGTATTCGTCGGAGAGGTCAAAGTAAAGATTGCATTGCTGCAAATCCTTATTAATATAGCTGGAGCTTGCCTTCAGGAAATACAGATTGCCCATAATCTCCCGCCATTGCGTCACAACCATCTTGTGCTGCTGCGCCTTCCAGCGCTCAATGGCTGCGCTAACCTTCCCATCCAGCGTCTTCCACCTGCGATTGCCCACCATGAGCTGCAAGTATAGGATGAGTACCATCGGGCGCTCCTCCAGACATTTCTCAGGCACCTGCAGGATCCATTTCCCAAGAACAGCACTCTTCTTATAGATCAGCTCGAACAGATGCGTCTCGATAATGCGAACGACATCCTCATACTGTTGACCAGCCAGGTAATGCTCGCCCGCCTCCTCATACAGTCCCTGTGCCTCCAGCCAGCCTGCTGCACGTACATGCGCTTCCCTCTTCTGCACCGGTGCTGTGCGCTCTAACTGCTGCTGCAAAAAATCAGACAGCAAGTGGTGGTAGCGAAACCAATACTGATGCTCATCCAGCGGAATAATAAATAAATTCAACTGTATCAGACGCTCCAACTGCTGCTGGCAGTTCGGCTGCCCCGTCACCACATGGCAGAGCGCATGATTCATGCGGCTCAAGATGGAGGTGGATAGCAAAAACTCACGCAGGCCCTCATCCTGATTCCGAAATACCTCCTCCAGTAAATACGCGGCAATATGACTCTGATGCCCGGAGAACTGCTGGATCGTCTCCGCAATATTGCGGCTGCTGCGGAGCGAGATGGCAGCCAGTTGCAGGCCGCTGATCCAGCCCTCTGTCTGCCCGTACAGCACTGCAACCTGTTCACTAGATAGAGCAAGTCGGGTCGAGTTGCACAAGAAGGCTTGTCCCTCCTCTAGCCCCAACCGCAGGTGATGCATCGTAAGATGCCTCATCTCGCCTTGAGCCATCATCCGGGCAGTAGGCAAC contains:
- the pfkB gene encoding 1-phosphofructokinase, which translates into the protein MKPIITVTMNPALDKTVTVEQFIPAGLNRIKTVRTDPGGKGINVAKVLKQFGAPVSAWGIQAGHEGRMLMEMLEAAQIPAHFLEAEGKSRTNLKVVDEETRQTTELNELGVTPSESLLRELVSQLDASMRDTSLLVLAGSLPPGTPPDFYGRLIAIASTHGVPTILDADGTALAAGLEAVPYAVKPNIHELEALLGRTLTTDEQVIEAARGLQAGGIKLVAVSMGAAGSILVGEQEVYRARPFPITPMSTVGAGDSMVAAMAYCLSQGKTLEETARWTTAAGTVTASKPGTEVCSLAEVQAKLAAVSLEHL
- a CDS encoding fructose-specific PTS transporter subunit EIIC produces the protein MKKILAVTACPTGVAHTYMAAESLLKVARERELDFKVETRGAVGVENELSPEEIAEAHAIIVAADTDVNEARFAGKPVVRVPVAQAIRNAAGLIDEALAKEAAPSQAAAASAATTTAKSKERKGPYKHLMTGVSAMLPLVVAGGLLIALSFTFGIEAFKEQGTLAAALMNIGSGAAMALMVPILAGFIAFSIAEKPGMAPGLVGGMLASQIGAGFLGGILAGFLAGYVAQALKTYIKLPRNLEGLKPILIIPLLATGVTGLLMVYVIGEPVKYIMDSLASWLTSIGSANAIFLGLLLGAMMAFDMGGPVNKAAYAFAVGLLASDVTGPMAAVMAAGMTPPLGLWLATLLAPKQFTREEKDAGKSAAVLGISFITEGAIPFAASDPFRVIPSIMTGAAVTGALSMLFDVTLKAPHGGIFVLAIPNAVNHVLMYGIAILVGTIVTALMLKLLKKPVEG
- a CDS encoding PTS sugar transporter subunit IIA gives rise to the protein MNITTLLDDKSIFIPLEATTKASVMEAMVDGLVAAGAVSDRSTYLEALHAREQSGSTGIGFSVAIPHGKSAGVSRPALAFAKLAAPVDWDSLDGQPVQVAFMIAVPEAAAGNEHLQILIGISRKLIDDQFRSKLLSVTSKEQLIELLSGI
- a CDS encoding HPr family phosphocarrier protein codes for the protein MISQDTVIRNDSGFHIRPAQLFTEKATGFNSTVSIIVKGTDIDVDGKSILGLMTLGLSKGSEITIRTDGPDEQEALTALVALVESGFGEA
- the ptsP gene encoding phosphoenolpyruvate--protein phosphotransferase: MSMESRWTALGVSDGARIGRAFVYNPLRIEDAKERKTEQPEQELELLRQARQRCADDLSALIEQATATLGEEKAVILKGQASMLNDPSFYPPMEQAILQEKWAAESAVRLVVLRTAAIFESLASEYMRERAADVRDIGGRLLLHVTGQAGRGLADIQEEVIIVADDLTPSDTVQLDKRLVLGFVTRIGGKTSHTAILANSLGIAAVLGAGDGIDRIEDGDWLAIDGGTGEIVIHPSESTVAAYEAKRARQEEEAELLLQYADVPAVTVDGHRIEMAANIGTPEEAIGLVAKGAEAVGLYRTEFLFMSRSEMPDEQTQYEAYRAVLEAMEGRPVVIRTLDIGGDKELPYLDLPHEMNPFLGYRAIRLCLDRTELLITQLRAILRASAHGTVKIMFPMISGMQEWRAAKAIYDEVRAQLLQEQVPIAEHVEVGIMVEIPSAAIQADRFAREVDFFSIGTNDLVQYTVAVDRMNEQVSGLYDYFHPAVLRLIQNVIRASKEHGKWTGMCGSMAGDPLAAPLLIGLGLHEWSMSPSALQKVKHAVTQLNRSECEALTTRVLELDTPQEVREALTAFQTTSSAHTAPVHTN
- a CDS encoding BTAD domain-containing putative transcriptional regulator; this encodes MIVRSKLSIPYARNELIPRTELLRVLDEGMTVKLTLLSAPAGYGKTTVLSEWARLQGDSVIWVSLDSQDDSWTVFWEYLLAALQQKMPEFGHSVRPILDNGPSASALSPQPLVSALLNELLLISHSITIIFDDFHFISTPAIHKSMSYLLQHLPSHVHLYIASRTELALPTARMMAQGEMRHLTMHHLRLGLEEGQAFLCNSTRLALSSEQVAVLYGQTEGWISGLQLAAISLRSSRNIAETIQQFSGHQSHIAAYLLEEVFRNQDEGLREFLLSTSILSRMNHALCHVVTGQPNCQQQLERLIQLNLFIIPLDEHQYWFRYHHLLSDFLQQQLERTAPVQKREAHVRAAGWLEAQGLYEEAGEHYLAGQQYEDVVRIIETHLFELIYKKSAVLGKWILQVPEKCLEERPMVLILYLQLMVGNRRWKTLDGKVSAAIERWKAQQHKMVVTQWREIMGNLYFLKASSSYINKDLQQCNLYFDLSDEYLSEQSLFQLMGRNKHHGLEEFDDHSGYINHYHELSDFLTYRLQQWGHMKNHPYASSMRASQSKLLYEWNRLKEAEACIQGLMDEVKSDPIPRILLQIYISASRIQQALDRPDEAIELLDQLTMRIDSPDYEAYMRKIGGERASLLIRQGRVDEASRWLEHCGMSHLDDLSLECVFEYLALARVLSACDRTEEALLLLERLYLLLVKEDRLRDCNLTLIMQSVTLYRIGQKERAFERLEKALRMAQHAGFIRSFIDEGPVMVDLLTEYTSGHEQGHHRIRPGMMLNYAMILLQALDRGSGTPRQEELPATAKVYCFGRFSVQSGEQEMRWRTSKTRELMAYLVHHQGEQVDKHRILEDLWGELDGDRAGTHLNTTLHFLRKGLQAIGLDDMIRYSNGYYKLDMRRLPCDYSSFRALAEQGAPEDIQRLEGYALELGALYKSGYLDGSSYPWATAAQRRLESQYIERLLQVQERYAQQRNYSSAQRVLKQALACDPLQEEVHVKLIEMYVAADERAAAIKQYEELRSILDAEFGIPPRAELAALLQFRE